The Granulicella sp. L56 DNA window GGAGCGGAGCGGCGGCGAGCCAACGGAAAACACTTGCGGTTGCCCTGATTCCACATAACTTACAAGCATCCTGTTTGCCGAGGTCGGAAAACAGTAGCTTGTTATGGCCTGTCCGTTTTGGGCAATCGACGCAACTACCCGCGATGGCCACGAGATGCTCGTCACGCTTATCGAACGGGGCATCTTTGAGGAAGAGCAATACGTTTTGCTCAATCCAAAACTGCAAGCTTCGTACCGGGAGCAAAATCCGCTTCGCCTTGCGGTCGTTCGATGCACCCCAGTCTTCACGGAAACAAGCCGAGAGCGCCTGTTCCTGCTGGTCGGCTGGCAACTTAGCCAGCAAGAGAGCATGCCCGACTCCGATTTCGTCGCGATAGAACGCTTCGACCGCAGCCGGAACGAGGTCGATCAATTTGAGCCGGGCGGCAACGAACGCGGGTTGTTTCCCGGTCTTCGCGGCGATCTGCTCAATCGAGTAGGTCGGGTCATCCAAATCCAGCAACGCCTTAAATCCCTGTGCTTCTTCCATCGGGTGAACGTCGGCGCGAATCAGGTTTTCGACCAACTGCGCTTCTAAGGCTTGTGCGTCGTTCATGTTGACGATGCGGATTGGCACCGTTTCCGCCTCGGCCATCCGTGCTGCCCGATACCGCCGCTCCCCTGCGACGATCTCGAAGCCATTCTCGGTAAGGGGGCGAACCAGCAACGGTGAGAGAACGCCCTGGGTGCGAATACTTTCGGAGAGTTCCTTAAGGGCGGCGTCCTCAAAGATGCGGCGCGGGTTGGTTTTCGATTCACTCAGTAAGGAAAGCGAGACATTGCGATACTCGGTAGCGTTGATAACGGTGGTTTCCATGATACGAGGCTCCTTTCGAGCGTGGTTGGGCGTGGAAAGTCACAGAGCGGCGCGGTCGGACTGCCCGTTCCAGGGGAGCGGACTAGCCGAGAATGCACTTGTCCGAGAAGGCGGTGAGATAGCCTTGCGCTCTGAGGTTGGCATCCCACGTTCGCGCAAAATGTTCATGCTGCTCATGGAGAGCGACAAGGAACACGTACCGATCGCGGATGATGTTGCGGCTCCCCTGCTCCACCGCGACGTAATCGTTCCGCCAGTAGAAGGGGTTCAGGTGCGCCCCTCCTGCGAGTCCAAGCTCGAAGCACATCTCCGGGTCGCGCATGGGGTCGCCGTTCTGCAGCCCGTAGTGCGCCACGGAAACAACAGGCAAGCCGCACGGGCCTGACTCGTCGGTCGCCTCGATGACCAACTCCATAAAAGGCGGGTTGTCGATCTTGAGGTAAAGGCCGTGGTGCCACCCTCCGGCCTTCCTGAGAATTTCGAGGATGGTCTGCATTACGCCACCTCCGCAAATTCCGGCTTCTCTTCCGTGGTCGGTTCCGCAACTTCGTCCTGCTCTGCGGCTGGCTCCAGTGCGGCGAGGATTACGCTGGCGGTCTGTTGAATGACTTCCAAGCTCTCGGCGAGGAGCGAGGCGTTGCCGTGATAAAGCTGGATGTAATCCGCCGACGCCGTGCCGGTGACAAGGCCAACAGCCTTCCCCACGACGAAAGCGACGGCCTCGGCCTCTGTTTCCCGCACGGTTTTGGTGGTTGCCGTCCGGCGTTCCGCCTTGTGCAGCATCTCGTGCGCTGTTTCGTGCACCAGCGTGGAGAACTCCTCGGCCTTGGGCTGGCCGGGGAGGATGGCAATGCGGCCTCCGTAACTCATCCCCAAAGCGGGGGCAATCTTCTCGTTGTAAACAAGCTGAATGCCTTGGTTCTTGAGAAAGGCGGCAAGACGGTCGATGCTCTCCCCGGGGTCGCCTGAGATTTCGCGCATCTCGGGGAGGTCTACTCCGTCGGTCTGGGAGATATCGAAGACGTAGGCATTGCGAAAGCCCAAAAGGGCGCGGGTATTTTGCTGAGTAATGTCCTTCTCGGCTTCGCTGTCCTTCTTGCGCCTCACTCCGACAATCGGGGCGAGGATGCGTATCCCCTTGGCTCCAGCATTGACGGAGCGACCCAAGTTCTTCCACGTCCAAAACCCGGCAACGCGGGTTGCGGTGGGCATCTGCCGCGCAATCTCCAGCACGTTCCCAAAGCTGTAGTTGTGGAAGCGGCTCATGGCGGTGAGGTAGTTGGTAAGAGCGTCGGAGTGTCCTGCCTCCAACTGCTCAATCAAGAGCTTGATGTTGGCGGCGATGAGTTCCTGTTTCGTGTTGGGCTTCTTACTGTCGATGGTGGTGGGGGCTGTGGTGGTCATGGTGGCTTCTCCTTGGTTTTGGCTGCTGCACTTTCCGCGTTGAAACGCGGCATGTAGATGCCGAACGCCTCCTGGCGAAGGCGGGGGTAGCAAGGCGCAAGGGGAGGGGTCTCCCCACCCTTGGAGAAGGAGCCGGAGGCGGGACGGAAAGGGCGGAGCGTAGCGGAGGTCTGCACAAGCGAAGCGCGGAAGATTGGGGAAGCCCCTTGTCGCCGCGCGATCGGGGCAGAGCCCCTTAGCGAGGTTTGGCTTCCTTATTGCGAGCGGAACGTGCGCCGAATCTCAGGGGCGGCGTTGCGGGCAGGACACAGGCCCGCAGAGATTCTCTCTCGCTTGTCTAGGCTTTTCTTTTCTCTTTAGGGGTGTCCAGAGGGGATATTTCTCTTTTCAGAGGGAGCGCAGCGGGATCATGAAAGCAGACGAATTGCTCATCTCAGCCGAAGAACTTCCCTGGCAGAATCCGATTTCCGCTCACCGATCACGGCTAAATGAGTG harbors:
- a CDS encoding ParB/RepB/Spo0J family partition protein — translated: METTVINATEYRNVSLSLLSESKTNPRRIFEDAALKELSESIRTQGVLSPLLVRPLTENGFEIVAGERRYRAARMAEAETVPIRIVNMNDAQALEAQLVENLIRADVHPMEEAQGFKALLDLDDPTYSIEQIAAKTGKQPAFVAARLKLIDLVPAAVEAFYRDEIGVGHALLLAKLPADQQEQALSACFREDWGASNDRKAKRILLPVRSLQFWIEQNVLLFLKDAPFDKRDEHLVAIAGSCVDCPKRTGHNKLLFSDLGKQDACKLCGIRATASVFRWLAAAPL
- a CDS encoding ArdC family protein, with protein sequence MTTTAPTTIDSKKPNTKQELIAANIKLLIEQLEAGHSDALTNYLTAMSRFHNYSFGNVLEIARQMPTATRVAGFWTWKNLGRSVNAGAKGIRILAPIVGVRRKKDSEAEKDITQQNTRALLGFRNAYVFDISQTDGVDLPEMREISGDPGESIDRLAAFLKNQGIQLVYNEKIAPALGMSYGGRIAILPGQPKAEEFSTLVHETAHEMLHKAERRTATTKTVRETEAEAVAFVVGKAVGLVTGTASADYIQLYHGNASLLAESLEVIQQTASVILAALEPAAEQDEVAEPTTEEKPEFAEVA